The Vespula vulgaris chromosome 2, iyVesVulg1.1, whole genome shotgun sequence genome has a segment encoding these proteins:
- the LOC127061445 gene encoding sorting nexin-13-like isoform X4 gives MQYVRKYTKSNLSESSKMNIRLYGVVGAIIIFLIAILGIGLIVKLFVSLLVLIIGTMVCINRISTLSDNNALISEREDINKKTYQFRQYIFNLSKEKITFTLDRRITGSRIIDESLQEILDFIIRDYVQSWYSSITDDKEFLYSVRNNAQKIAINIANRVKAVNWIPYLTTRLVDDAASHMRLYRQAQVRIKELRTQKLYKGSASSSTSGGTPKRMPTHRRNKSETDISWYTQSKFYVPNLSSLIEPIELGDQNEEESLEKIFFDLEVQMENNLICRDVVCTNKAQERELLCEISEGLLHLILPKEDYDCLTVRYFLKELLANAIIRPLLNLFSDPDYINQAFIWLCNKESGLPSDIFLTVIRITDNLEELVATKNIISKEIAHLCSKDLTGDDDLSAKQRLNSLLYFATILETRIVGMQEGLESEGDGIGTQPDWNRLIVPGQKLVNLPLDELLKNNIALSYFIDYMTSINAEAYLYFYLNIYGWRVSAEQQIADIHLQKLQTGPSTSSIVNTKRKNVDLENLKEAALKIYQQYLSDKASSKLQLDDLLVKSLIIKIKTETVKEVWFDDLLVCCYEKLQNEDRFLPSFKKSLAYVKLLAELDLLKDPISEDDTKSLKSINLTSVNDELNTLHNLTESCTNSEANITTRKESKLKSNSSLNLIDTVESSESKSCSDIEKKSLNNTKDTKNIQKLSSIDLDEINEGKDVAFYLDSNIDQCITLDEQNCDLSVIKKLQEGRFEITAKIIETGIVNDRGKTYGIYAVAVTKCYDSGYQEKWHIYRRYSDFYDLYQKIKEKYYDLAKIPFPAKKAFHNMERTVLEKRMLMLNAWLHQLTKPTVVDGHMGLQNLLLAFLEQGDYDKGVTGGQISRTLDNLMNPLKTSMKNVTQAVKTMPDNMLSTVDGVMDNISKFFGNPKKSTVFYEHAKVGASLDVETSDNIPLRIMLLLMDEIFDLKVRNQWLRRRIITLLRQIIRTMFGDIVNRRIIEYVSLMTSPTKVAGYLRFINFQE, from the exons ATGCAatatgtacgtaaatacaCAAAGAGCAATTTATCGGAGTCTTCGAAG ATGAATATTCGGCTGTATGGAGTAGTTGGAGCcatcataatatttttgattgcCATTCTTGGCATAGGCTTGATCGTAaaactttttgtttctttgctTGTTTTAATCATAGg AACAATGGTCTGTATAAATAGAATATCTACTCTCAGCGATAATAATGCTCTAATATCAGAGCGGGAggatataaacaaaaagactTATCAATTTCGGCAG tatatttttaatttatccaaGGAAAAGATTACTTTTACATTAGATAGAAGAATTACTGGTAGCCGTATTATCGATGAATCTCTGCAA gaaATTTTAGACTTTATCATCAGGGATTATGTGCAAAGTTGGTACAGCTCTATTACAGACGATAAAGAATTTCTCTATTCAGTTCGCAATAATGCTCAAAAAATTGCCATCAATATAGCAAATCG gGTAAAAGCTGTTAACTGGATACCATATTTAACTACACGTCTTGTTGATGATGCTGCTTCACACATGAGATTGTATCGTCAAGCCCaagtaagaataaaagaacTTAGAACGCAGAAATTATATAAGGGCAGTGCTAGTTCTAGTACTTCAGGTGGAACACCAAAAAGAATGCCCACGCATCGACGGAATAAAAGTGAAACTGATATATCTTGGTATACTCAGTCAAAATTTTATGTTCCTAATTTATCATCTCTCATTGAACCTATTGAACTTGGAGACCAAAATGAGGAGGaatctttagaaaaaatattctttgatcTTGAAGTgcaaatggaaaataatttgatatgtAGAGATGTCGTATGCACAAACAAAGCTCAAGAACGAGAATTATTATGTGAAATATCAGAAGGTctcttacatttaatattgCCAAAGGAAGATTATGATTGTTTAACTgttagatattttttgaaagaattatTAGCAAATGCCATAATTAGACCATTACTGAATCTATTCTCTGATCCTGATTATATTAATCAGGCATTTATATGGCTG TGTAATAAAGAAAGTGGATTGCCAAGTGATATCTTTTTGACAGTAATTAGAATAACTGATAATTTGGAAGAACTAGTggcaacaaaaaatattatttctaaggAAATAGCACATCTATGTTCAAAAGATTTAACTGGGGATGATGATTTGTCAGCAAAGCAACGATTAAATAGTTTACTTTATTTTGCAACAATTTTGGAGACAAGAATTGTTGGAATGCAAGAGGGTTTAGAATCAGAGGGAGATGGAATTGGTACTCAACCAGACTGGAATAGATTAATTGTTCCTGGGCAAAAATTAGTTAATTTGCCTTTAGATGAATTGTTGAAGAACAATATTGCACTtagttattttattgattatatgaCTTCTATAAATGCTGAGGCATATCtgtacttttatttaaatatatatggtTGGAGAGTATCAGCAGAGCAACAAATAGCAGATAttcatttacaaaaattacaGACTGGTCCTTCAACCTCGAGTATCGTTAATACTAAACGTAAAAATGTAGATctagaaaatttaaaagaggctgctttaaaaatttatcaacaGTATTTGAGTGATAAAGCATCATCAAAGTTGCAGTTAGATGATTTATTAGtaaaaagtttaataataaaaataaaaactgaaaCTGTTAAGGAAGTATGGTTTGATGATCTCTTAGTTTGTTGCTATGAAAAGTTACAAAATGAGGATAGATTTTTACCTAGTTTTAAAAAATCACTTGCATATGTTAAACTTCTTGCTGAACTAGATTTGCTGAAAGATCCAATCTCTGAGGATGATacaaaatctttaaaaagtataaatttaacTAGTGTTAATGATGAATTAAATACTTTGCATAATTTAACAGAAAGTTGTACTAACAGTGAAGCAAATATaacaacaagaaaagaaagcaaactAAAATCAAATTCTTCATTAAATTTGATAGATACTGTTGAGTCAAGTGAATCTAAATCATGCAgtgatattgaaaaaaaatctttaaataatacaaaagatacgaaaaatattcaaaagctATCAAGTATAGATTTGGATGAAATTAATGAAGGAAAAGATGTAGCTTTTTATTTAGATTCAAACATAGATCAATGTATCACATTAGATGAACAAAACTGTGACTTAAGTGTAATTAAAAAGCTCCAAGAAGGTCGTTTTGAAATTACTGCAAAGATAATTGAAACTGGTATCGTTAATGATCGTGGCAAAACGTACGGTATATATGCTGTGGCTGTTACCAAATGTTATGATTCAGGTTATCAAGAAAAATGGCACATTTATAGAAGATATTCTGATTTCTATGATttgtatcaaaaaataaaagaaaaatattatgactTGGCCAAAATTCCATTTCCTGCTAAGAAAGCCTTTCATAATATGGAGAGGACTGtattggaaaaaagaatgcTAATGTTGAATGCTTGGTTACATCAACTAACAAAACCAACAGTTGTTGATGGCCACATGGGTTTACAAAATCTCTTATTAGCATTTTTGGAACAAGGAGATTATGATAAAGGAGTTACTGGAGGTCAAATCTCACGAACG ttagataatttaatgaatCCTCTAAAAACATCCATGAAGAACGTAACGCAAGCTGTAAAGACTATGCCAGATAATATGTTGAGTACAGTAGATGGTGTTATGGataatataagtaaattttttgGCAATCCAAAAAAAAGTACTGTTTTTTATGAGCATGCTAAAGTTGGTGCTAGCCTGGATGTAGAa ACTAGTGATAATATTCCATTAAGGATAATGTTACTACTAATGGatgaaattttcgatttaaaagtAAGAAATCAGTGGTTAAGACGAAGAATTATTACGTTATTAAGACAAATTATTCGTACGATGTTTGGTGATATTGTGAATAgaagaataatagaatatgTTTCATTAATGACTAGTCCCACAAAAGTTGCAGGATATTTACGATTCATTAA TTTTCAGGAATAG
- the LOC127061445 gene encoding sorting nexin-13-like isoform X1 — MQYVRKYTKSNLSESSKMNIRLYGVVGAIIIFLIAILGIGLIVKLFVSLLVLIIGTMVCINRISTLSDNNALISEREDINKKTYQFRQYIFNLSKEKITFTLDRRITGSRIIDESLQEILDFIIRDYVQSWYSSITDDKEFLYSVRNNAQKIAINIANRVKAVNWIPYLTTRLVDDAASHMRLYRQAQVRIKELRTQKLYKGSASSSTSGGTPKRMPTHRRNKSETDISWYTQSKFYVPNLSSLIEPIELGDQNEEESLEKIFFDLEVQMENNLICRDVVCTNKAQERELLCEISEGLLHLILPKEDYDCLTVRYFLKELLANAIIRPLLNLFSDPDYINQAFIWLCNKESGLPSDIFLTVIRITDNLEELVATKNIISKEIAHLCSKDLTGDDDLSAKQRLNSLLYFATILETRIVGMQEGLESEGDGIGTQPDWNRLIVPGQKLVNLPLDELLKNNIALSYFIDYMTSINAEAYLYFYLNIYGWRVSAEQQIADIHLQKLQTGPSTSSIVNTKRKNVDLENLKEAALKIYQQYLSDKASSKLQLDDLLVKSLIIKIKTETVKEVWFDDLLVCCYEKLQNEDRFLPSFKKSLAYVKLLAELDLLKDPISEDDTKSLKSINLTSVNDELNTLHNLTESCTNSEANITTRKESKLKSNSSLNLIDTVESSESKSCSDIEKKSLNNTKDTKNIQKLSSIDLDEINEGKDVAFYLDSNIDQCITLDEQNCDLSVIKKLQEGRFEITAKIIETGIVNDRGKTYGIYAVAVTKCYDSGYQEKWHIYRRYSDFYDLYQKIKEKYYDLAKIPFPAKKAFHNMERTVLEKRMLMLNAWLHQLTKPTVVDGHMGLQNLLLAFLEQGDYDKGVTGGQISRTLDNLMNPLKTSMKNVTQAVKTMPDNMLSTVDGVMDNISKFFGNPKKSTVFYEHAKVGASLDVETSDNIPLRIMLLLMDEIFDLKVRNQWLRRRIITLLRQIIRTMFGDIVNRRIIEYVSLMTSPTKVAGYLRFIKNSLWPNGIKAESKLTRDSETKNRTRVVAKVALLSCFSDDLKHIIGSETTRHGLLRVFELFQQPVLNRRLLYVLLEGILETLFPKNNIGDIFKKVYSTSSRLKDKIKT, encoded by the exons ATGCAatatgtacgtaaatacaCAAAGAGCAATTTATCGGAGTCTTCGAAG ATGAATATTCGGCTGTATGGAGTAGTTGGAGCcatcataatatttttgattgcCATTCTTGGCATAGGCTTGATCGTAaaactttttgtttctttgctTGTTTTAATCATAGg AACAATGGTCTGTATAAATAGAATATCTACTCTCAGCGATAATAATGCTCTAATATCAGAGCGGGAggatataaacaaaaagactTATCAATTTCGGCAG tatatttttaatttatccaaGGAAAAGATTACTTTTACATTAGATAGAAGAATTACTGGTAGCCGTATTATCGATGAATCTCTGCAA gaaATTTTAGACTTTATCATCAGGGATTATGTGCAAAGTTGGTACAGCTCTATTACAGACGATAAAGAATTTCTCTATTCAGTTCGCAATAATGCTCAAAAAATTGCCATCAATATAGCAAATCG gGTAAAAGCTGTTAACTGGATACCATATTTAACTACACGTCTTGTTGATGATGCTGCTTCACACATGAGATTGTATCGTCAAGCCCaagtaagaataaaagaacTTAGAACGCAGAAATTATATAAGGGCAGTGCTAGTTCTAGTACTTCAGGTGGAACACCAAAAAGAATGCCCACGCATCGACGGAATAAAAGTGAAACTGATATATCTTGGTATACTCAGTCAAAATTTTATGTTCCTAATTTATCATCTCTCATTGAACCTATTGAACTTGGAGACCAAAATGAGGAGGaatctttagaaaaaatattctttgatcTTGAAGTgcaaatggaaaataatttgatatgtAGAGATGTCGTATGCACAAACAAAGCTCAAGAACGAGAATTATTATGTGAAATATCAGAAGGTctcttacatttaatattgCCAAAGGAAGATTATGATTGTTTAACTgttagatattttttgaaagaattatTAGCAAATGCCATAATTAGACCATTACTGAATCTATTCTCTGATCCTGATTATATTAATCAGGCATTTATATGGCTG TGTAATAAAGAAAGTGGATTGCCAAGTGATATCTTTTTGACAGTAATTAGAATAACTGATAATTTGGAAGAACTAGTggcaacaaaaaatattatttctaaggAAATAGCACATCTATGTTCAAAAGATTTAACTGGGGATGATGATTTGTCAGCAAAGCAACGATTAAATAGTTTACTTTATTTTGCAACAATTTTGGAGACAAGAATTGTTGGAATGCAAGAGGGTTTAGAATCAGAGGGAGATGGAATTGGTACTCAACCAGACTGGAATAGATTAATTGTTCCTGGGCAAAAATTAGTTAATTTGCCTTTAGATGAATTGTTGAAGAACAATATTGCACTtagttattttattgattatatgaCTTCTATAAATGCTGAGGCATATCtgtacttttatttaaatatatatggtTGGAGAGTATCAGCAGAGCAACAAATAGCAGATAttcatttacaaaaattacaGACTGGTCCTTCAACCTCGAGTATCGTTAATACTAAACGTAAAAATGTAGATctagaaaatttaaaagaggctgctttaaaaatttatcaacaGTATTTGAGTGATAAAGCATCATCAAAGTTGCAGTTAGATGATTTATTAGtaaaaagtttaataataaaaataaaaactgaaaCTGTTAAGGAAGTATGGTTTGATGATCTCTTAGTTTGTTGCTATGAAAAGTTACAAAATGAGGATAGATTTTTACCTAGTTTTAAAAAATCACTTGCATATGTTAAACTTCTTGCTGAACTAGATTTGCTGAAAGATCCAATCTCTGAGGATGATacaaaatctttaaaaagtataaatttaacTAGTGTTAATGATGAATTAAATACTTTGCATAATTTAACAGAAAGTTGTACTAACAGTGAAGCAAATATaacaacaagaaaagaaagcaaactAAAATCAAATTCTTCATTAAATTTGATAGATACTGTTGAGTCAAGTGAATCTAAATCATGCAgtgatattgaaaaaaaatctttaaataatacaaaagatacgaaaaatattcaaaagctATCAAGTATAGATTTGGATGAAATTAATGAAGGAAAAGATGTAGCTTTTTATTTAGATTCAAACATAGATCAATGTATCACATTAGATGAACAAAACTGTGACTTAAGTGTAATTAAAAAGCTCCAAGAAGGTCGTTTTGAAATTACTGCAAAGATAATTGAAACTGGTATCGTTAATGATCGTGGCAAAACGTACGGTATATATGCTGTGGCTGTTACCAAATGTTATGATTCAGGTTATCAAGAAAAATGGCACATTTATAGAAGATATTCTGATTTCTATGATttgtatcaaaaaataaaagaaaaatattatgactTGGCCAAAATTCCATTTCCTGCTAAGAAAGCCTTTCATAATATGGAGAGGACTGtattggaaaaaagaatgcTAATGTTGAATGCTTGGTTACATCAACTAACAAAACCAACAGTTGTTGATGGCCACATGGGTTTACAAAATCTCTTATTAGCATTTTTGGAACAAGGAGATTATGATAAAGGAGTTACTGGAGGTCAAATCTCACGAACG ttagataatttaatgaatCCTCTAAAAACATCCATGAAGAACGTAACGCAAGCTGTAAAGACTATGCCAGATAATATGTTGAGTACAGTAGATGGTGTTATGGataatataagtaaattttttgGCAATCCAAAAAAAAGTACTGTTTTTTATGAGCATGCTAAAGTTGGTGCTAGCCTGGATGTAGAa ACTAGTGATAATATTCCATTAAGGATAATGTTACTACTAATGGatgaaattttcgatttaaaagtAAGAAATCAGTGGTTAAGACGAAGAATTATTACGTTATTAAGACAAATTATTCGTACGATGTTTGGTGATATTGTGAATAgaagaataatagaatatgTTTCATTAATGACTAGTCCCACAAAAGTTGCAGGATATTTACGATTCATTAA GAATAGTTTATGGCCCAATGGTATTAAAGCTGAAAGTAAACTTACTCGAGAttcagaaacaaaaaatagaactCGAGTAGTAGCCAAAGTAGCATTGCTCTCTTGTTTTTCAGATGATTTGAAGCATATCATAGGTAGTGAAACAACAAGACATGGACTCCTAAGGGtgtttgaattatttcaacaaCCTGTATTAAATAGaagattattatatgtattacttGAAGGGATTTTAGAAACTTTATTTCCAAAAAACAACATAGGagatatatttaagaaagtTTACTCTACGTCTTCTCgtttgaaagataaaattaaaacgtaa
- the LOC127061445 gene encoding sorting nexin-13-like isoform X2 gives MFKMNIRLYGVVGAIIIFLIAILGIGLIVKLFVSLLVLIIGTMVCINRISTLSDNNALISEREDINKKTYQFRQYIFNLSKEKITFTLDRRITGSRIIDESLQEILDFIIRDYVQSWYSSITDDKEFLYSVRNNAQKIAINIANRVKAVNWIPYLTTRLVDDAASHMRLYRQAQVRIKELRTQKLYKGSASSSTSGGTPKRMPTHRRNKSETDISWYTQSKFYVPNLSSLIEPIELGDQNEEESLEKIFFDLEVQMENNLICRDVVCTNKAQERELLCEISEGLLHLILPKEDYDCLTVRYFLKELLANAIIRPLLNLFSDPDYINQAFIWLCNKESGLPSDIFLTVIRITDNLEELVATKNIISKEIAHLCSKDLTGDDDLSAKQRLNSLLYFATILETRIVGMQEGLESEGDGIGTQPDWNRLIVPGQKLVNLPLDELLKNNIALSYFIDYMTSINAEAYLYFYLNIYGWRVSAEQQIADIHLQKLQTGPSTSSIVNTKRKNVDLENLKEAALKIYQQYLSDKASSKLQLDDLLVKSLIIKIKTETVKEVWFDDLLVCCYEKLQNEDRFLPSFKKSLAYVKLLAELDLLKDPISEDDTKSLKSINLTSVNDELNTLHNLTESCTNSEANITTRKESKLKSNSSLNLIDTVESSESKSCSDIEKKSLNNTKDTKNIQKLSSIDLDEINEGKDVAFYLDSNIDQCITLDEQNCDLSVIKKLQEGRFEITAKIIETGIVNDRGKTYGIYAVAVTKCYDSGYQEKWHIYRRYSDFYDLYQKIKEKYYDLAKIPFPAKKAFHNMERTVLEKRMLMLNAWLHQLTKPTVVDGHMGLQNLLLAFLEQGDYDKGVTGGQISRTLDNLMNPLKTSMKNVTQAVKTMPDNMLSTVDGVMDNISKFFGNPKKSTVFYEHAKVGASLDVETSDNIPLRIMLLLMDEIFDLKVRNQWLRRRIITLLRQIIRTMFGDIVNRRIIEYVSLMTSPTKVAGYLRFIKNSLWPNGIKAESKLTRDSETKNRTRVVAKVALLSCFSDDLKHIIGSETTRHGLLRVFELFQQPVLNRRLLYVLLEGILETLFPKNNIGDIFKKVYSTSSRLKDKIKT, from the exons atgtttaaa ATGAATATTCGGCTGTATGGAGTAGTTGGAGCcatcataatatttttgattgcCATTCTTGGCATAGGCTTGATCGTAaaactttttgtttctttgctTGTTTTAATCATAGg AACAATGGTCTGTATAAATAGAATATCTACTCTCAGCGATAATAATGCTCTAATATCAGAGCGGGAggatataaacaaaaagactTATCAATTTCGGCAG tatatttttaatttatccaaGGAAAAGATTACTTTTACATTAGATAGAAGAATTACTGGTAGCCGTATTATCGATGAATCTCTGCAA gaaATTTTAGACTTTATCATCAGGGATTATGTGCAAAGTTGGTACAGCTCTATTACAGACGATAAAGAATTTCTCTATTCAGTTCGCAATAATGCTCAAAAAATTGCCATCAATATAGCAAATCG gGTAAAAGCTGTTAACTGGATACCATATTTAACTACACGTCTTGTTGATGATGCTGCTTCACACATGAGATTGTATCGTCAAGCCCaagtaagaataaaagaacTTAGAACGCAGAAATTATATAAGGGCAGTGCTAGTTCTAGTACTTCAGGTGGAACACCAAAAAGAATGCCCACGCATCGACGGAATAAAAGTGAAACTGATATATCTTGGTATACTCAGTCAAAATTTTATGTTCCTAATTTATCATCTCTCATTGAACCTATTGAACTTGGAGACCAAAATGAGGAGGaatctttagaaaaaatattctttgatcTTGAAGTgcaaatggaaaataatttgatatgtAGAGATGTCGTATGCACAAACAAAGCTCAAGAACGAGAATTATTATGTGAAATATCAGAAGGTctcttacatttaatattgCCAAAGGAAGATTATGATTGTTTAACTgttagatattttttgaaagaattatTAGCAAATGCCATAATTAGACCATTACTGAATCTATTCTCTGATCCTGATTATATTAATCAGGCATTTATATGGCTG TGTAATAAAGAAAGTGGATTGCCAAGTGATATCTTTTTGACAGTAATTAGAATAACTGATAATTTGGAAGAACTAGTggcaacaaaaaatattatttctaaggAAATAGCACATCTATGTTCAAAAGATTTAACTGGGGATGATGATTTGTCAGCAAAGCAACGATTAAATAGTTTACTTTATTTTGCAACAATTTTGGAGACAAGAATTGTTGGAATGCAAGAGGGTTTAGAATCAGAGGGAGATGGAATTGGTACTCAACCAGACTGGAATAGATTAATTGTTCCTGGGCAAAAATTAGTTAATTTGCCTTTAGATGAATTGTTGAAGAACAATATTGCACTtagttattttattgattatatgaCTTCTATAAATGCTGAGGCATATCtgtacttttatttaaatatatatggtTGGAGAGTATCAGCAGAGCAACAAATAGCAGATAttcatttacaaaaattacaGACTGGTCCTTCAACCTCGAGTATCGTTAATACTAAACGTAAAAATGTAGATctagaaaatttaaaagaggctgctttaaaaatttatcaacaGTATTTGAGTGATAAAGCATCATCAAAGTTGCAGTTAGATGATTTATTAGtaaaaagtttaataataaaaataaaaactgaaaCTGTTAAGGAAGTATGGTTTGATGATCTCTTAGTTTGTTGCTATGAAAAGTTACAAAATGAGGATAGATTTTTACCTAGTTTTAAAAAATCACTTGCATATGTTAAACTTCTTGCTGAACTAGATTTGCTGAAAGATCCAATCTCTGAGGATGATacaaaatctttaaaaagtataaatttaacTAGTGTTAATGATGAATTAAATACTTTGCATAATTTAACAGAAAGTTGTACTAACAGTGAAGCAAATATaacaacaagaaaagaaagcaaactAAAATCAAATTCTTCATTAAATTTGATAGATACTGTTGAGTCAAGTGAATCTAAATCATGCAgtgatattgaaaaaaaatctttaaataatacaaaagatacgaaaaatattcaaaagctATCAAGTATAGATTTGGATGAAATTAATGAAGGAAAAGATGTAGCTTTTTATTTAGATTCAAACATAGATCAATGTATCACATTAGATGAACAAAACTGTGACTTAAGTGTAATTAAAAAGCTCCAAGAAGGTCGTTTTGAAATTACTGCAAAGATAATTGAAACTGGTATCGTTAATGATCGTGGCAAAACGTACGGTATATATGCTGTGGCTGTTACCAAATGTTATGATTCAGGTTATCAAGAAAAATGGCACATTTATAGAAGATATTCTGATTTCTATGATttgtatcaaaaaataaaagaaaaatattatgactTGGCCAAAATTCCATTTCCTGCTAAGAAAGCCTTTCATAATATGGAGAGGACTGtattggaaaaaagaatgcTAATGTTGAATGCTTGGTTACATCAACTAACAAAACCAACAGTTGTTGATGGCCACATGGGTTTACAAAATCTCTTATTAGCATTTTTGGAACAAGGAGATTATGATAAAGGAGTTACTGGAGGTCAAATCTCACGAACG ttagataatttaatgaatCCTCTAAAAACATCCATGAAGAACGTAACGCAAGCTGTAAAGACTATGCCAGATAATATGTTGAGTACAGTAGATGGTGTTATGGataatataagtaaattttttgGCAATCCAAAAAAAAGTACTGTTTTTTATGAGCATGCTAAAGTTGGTGCTAGCCTGGATGTAGAa ACTAGTGATAATATTCCATTAAGGATAATGTTACTACTAATGGatgaaattttcgatttaaaagtAAGAAATCAGTGGTTAAGACGAAGAATTATTACGTTATTAAGACAAATTATTCGTACGATGTTTGGTGATATTGTGAATAgaagaataatagaatatgTTTCATTAATGACTAGTCCCACAAAAGTTGCAGGATATTTACGATTCATTAA GAATAGTTTATGGCCCAATGGTATTAAAGCTGAAAGTAAACTTACTCGAGAttcagaaacaaaaaatagaactCGAGTAGTAGCCAAAGTAGCATTGCTCTCTTGTTTTTCAGATGATTTGAAGCATATCATAGGTAGTGAAACAACAAGACATGGACTCCTAAGGGtgtttgaattatttcaacaaCCTGTATTAAATAGaagattattatatgtattacttGAAGGGATTTTAGAAACTTTATTTCCAAAAAACAACATAGGagatatatttaagaaagtTTACTCTACGTCTTCTCgtttgaaagataaaattaaaacgtaa